Proteins from one Bufo gargarizans isolate SCDJY-AF-19 chromosome 8, ASM1485885v1, whole genome shotgun sequence genomic window:
- the LOC122945689 gene encoding forkhead box protein J1.2-like — MPVLSSSHQASHMEKDSIREDDSLTNLQWLQDFSIWNSDLSSFAISCPPATNKTQGPCSPPAGDTASFQAPRAGRQKSTMGSNAWPSLPSSVPNPMQEVDYRTNPNVKPPYSYATLICMAMEASQQRKLTLSAIYNWITQNFCYYRHADPSWQNSIRHNLSLNKCFMKVPRGKDEPGKGGFWQMDPRYADMFVNGVLRRRRMPASHLDPPRCNNVAVHHPYQSSVRPNNRQTPHSSCSYKQHRRQEKPSPVLPALRTQERHADNFFSSENDHLHGSNFDDLDLQTALISMYWEGDLGPSGINASVVNTSSMEVAQQEPAIMDSQWFLPPNHHPTWQELKEEPVADQWYIDSGYVEDVLYECPPWERVETL, encoded by the exons ATGCCAGTCCTTTCTTCCAGTCACCAGGCTTCTCACATGGAGAAGGACAGTATCCGAGAagatgacagcttgaccaaccttCAATGGCTACAAGACTTTTCCATTTGGAACTCAGACTTGTCTTCCTTTGCTATTTCCTGCCCTCCTGCAACTAACAAGACCCAGGGTCCATGCAGCCCCCCAGCCGGAGATACGGCCTCCTTCCAGGCTCCTCGTGCAGGGAGACAGAAGTCCACCATGGGATCCAATGCCTGGCCTTCATTGCCTTCATCTGTACCAAACCCTATGCAGGAGGTGGATTATAGAACAAATCCTAATGTTAAACCGCCATATTCCTATGCCACACTCATATGCATGGCTATGGAGGCCAGCCAGCAGAGGAAACTGACCCTCTCCGCCATATACAACTGGATCACCCAGAACTTCTGTTACTATAGGCACGCTGACCCGAGCTGGCAG aATTCCATCCGCCACAACCTCTCTCTGAATAAATGCTTCATGAAAGTCCCCAGAGGCAAGGATGAACCTGGGAAAGGTGGATTTTGGCAGATGGATCCTCGTTATGCTGATATGTTCGTCAATGGCGTACTGAGAAGGAGAAGGATGCCAGCGTCTCATCTTGACCCTCCAAGGTGCAATAACGTAGCCGTCCACCATCCCTACCAGTCATCTGTTCGACCAAATAACCGCCAAACCCCACATTCTTCTTGTAGCTACAAGCAGCATAGGAGGCAAGAGAAGCCCAGTCCTGTTTTGCCAGCCCTGAGAACACAGGAACGACATGCGGACAACTTCTTTTCTTCTGAAAATGATCATCTGCATGGAAGCAACTTTGATGATCTTGATCTGCAGACAGCCTTAATATCAATGTATTGGGAAGGAGACCTGGGACCTTCCGGGATCAATGCTTCAGTGGTGAACACTTCCAGTATGGAAGTGGCCCAACAGGAACCTGCCATAATGGATAGCCAATGGTTCCTGCCTCCAAACCACCACCCAACTTGGCAAGAGTTGAAAGAGGAACCTGTGGCAGATCAGTGGTACATAGACAGTGGTTATGTTGAAGATGTTCTTTACGAGTGCCCACCATGGGAACGGGTAGAGACATTATGA